The genome window TTCCTCATTGAAATTACCTATACTGTTCCTTTTTCCACCCTGGAAGCCGTTGTACCCGAACACCGCGCCTTTCTGCAGACGGGATATGATAAAGGCTGGTTACTGCTTTCAGGCCCGATGAATCCGCGCACCGGCGGGATTGTGGTAGCGCGTGCCCCATCACAGGAGGATCTCCAGTACTTCTTCTCTGGAGATCCATATGCCCTTCGAGGTTTTGCTTTGTACCGCTTTGTGGAGTTTGACCCGGTAAAATACCAGCCATTTCTGGCTGAGTGGATTCAAGAGGCTCCCTGAGTGATTGTTTTCAGCGTTTGGGTGAGTACTCGAATGCTCTGACGATATTCGCTCAGGGAGATATGTTCGTTTGGGGTATGGTCAAGATTGGAATCCCCCGGTCCATATGCCACACAGGGGCAGCTCCATACCGGAGCGACAAGGTTAAGGTCTGCGGTACCAGTTTTTAATGAAAATGTGGGGTTGCCACCTTCGGAGCGAATAGCCTGGAGAAGAGCCCGCACAAGCGGAGAATTTTTCTCACCCCGGTAGGCTGGAATCCCGTCCAGCAGGTTTACAGTGCCTTCATCATCGAGAAGGAGGATTTCCTGCATTAACCTTTCGGGTGGCATGGCAGGGGGCAGTCGTACATTTATTTCTAATTCAGCAGTGTCCACAAATCCATTCTGTTCAGAATGCATGGAACGCAGGCTGGGGGTGACCTGATCAAAGACCCGCGTGGTCGAGGCATTCCATTGATGGGTTTGCTTCACCAGTCTGTTCCAGAATTGCACGGCGGTTTCACAGGCGGTTTGTTTTCCCGATGCGCTGTGAGACATGGGCTTTTCGACGCGGTAACGAATCCAGGCGCTCCCTTTGTATCCCAGAGTGATACGATCCCACCCGCTGGGTTCTCCAATCACCGCGAAATGCGGGTGATAGGTGTGAAGAATTTCTTTGGCACCCCGGGAGTCGCCTTCTTCAGCCAGCGCTCCGATGACGATGATTTTCCAACCGGGTTGAGGACCTGCCTGTGCGGCAGCGGCGGTCAGACATGCCAGAGGACCTTTGGCGTCCACAGTCCCTCTTCCAAAGAGCAGGTCTCCCTCGATGCGTACCGGGATTTCCCCCTGCACGGTGTCAATATGTCCCAGCAGGACGATTTCATTGGGTCCATCTCCCAGGATGCCCACTGCGTTACCGGTTGAATCTACAAAAGCCTTGAATCCTGCTTTTTGCATTTCTTCGACAAGGAAAGCGACAGCCTTGCTTTCCTCACCGGTAGGGCTGTATCGAGAGACCAAGTCTTTCAGTAAGGCAACTTCATCCATTCAGCCCTCCCGAAGCACCCGTTGAAGAACCTCAATGACAATTTCAAGGTCGGCGGGTTCGATGACCAGGGGAGGGAGAAAACGCATTACTGTCAACCCTGCCGGCAGAGCCAGAACGCCTTCCTGCATCAGGGCTTGCAGGTATGGAGTGACTTTCTGTTTCAGTTCCACACCCGCCATCAGTCCCAGCCCTCTTACTTCGCGAATCAAGGGGGACTGAATTTGACTTAATGCCTGAAGAAACCAGGTCCCCAATTCCTGTGCGCGCTGAGGCAGGTGGTGTGCCAGCATGTAATCAATCGAAGCAAGTGCCGCGGCACAGGCAAGGGGATTGCCTCCAAAGGTTGAACCGTGCACCTGCGGAGGAAGTTCGCCAACTGCTTCGCCGATCAACACGGCTCCCATGGGAAAACCCCCGGCAATGGATTTCGCCAGGCAGACCAGATCCGGACGAATGGGGTGGTGCTGGTAAGCAAACATCTTACCGGTTCTTCCGAATCCAGTTTGGACTTCATCCACAATCAGCAAAGCGCCCCGTTCCCGGCAAAGTTGTTCTGCCCTGATCAGAAACTCAGTGCTGGCAGGGTTAACCCCACCCTCTCCCTGGACGATTTCCACCACAAATGCGGCGGTATTCTCCCGGATAGCCTCTTCCAGGGCTTCAGGGCGGTTGAAAGGTACATGCTGAAAGCCTGGAACCAGCGGCTCGAAGGGCTCGCGGTATTTCTTTTCCCAGGTTGCCGAAAGTGCTCCCATCGTGCGCCCATGGAATCCACGCATACAGGCAACAATTTGCGATTTCCCCGTAGCAAGGCGGGCGAATTTGATTGCCGCTTCATTGGCTTCTGTCCCGGAGTTGCACAGGAAGACTCGGGGAAAGCCCGAGATTTCGCATAGGCGTTGTTCCAGCAAAGCCCTCCGGTCGTTGTAAAACATTTCTGGGCAGGAAATGAGGGTCTGTGCTTGCGCGGCAATGGCAGCTGCAACTGCCGGATTGGCATGTCCGATATTGGCAGCTCCCTGTCCACCTACGCAATCAATGTATTCTTTCCCCTCTGCGTCCCACAGGCGGGCGCCTTTTCCACGCACAATCGCAATGGGGCGTTTGGTGTACAACCCCGATGTGTACTGGTTTTCCAGTTCAATGATGTTCATCATGCAATTACCGTTCCTTTACCAGCCAGTGCATCCAGCAAGGGATGTTCAGTGCGTCCATCGGCAAAAATAACCCGGGGCACTCCCAGGTGAATTGCTTCACTGGCTCCCAAAACTTTCTTCTTCATCCGTCCTTCGGCGAACGAAAGAGCCGAATCTAGTTCTGCCCGTGAGAGCCTTGGAATGACCGTGCTTTCGTCAGGGAAGTGACGCATCAACCCTGGCACATTGGTCAGGATGATAAGTTGTTCAGCATGCACAGAGCCAGCAATCATCGCCGCGGCGCGGTCAGCATCCACATTGACCGCTTCTCCCTGTTGCGAGAGTGCCAGCGGGGCAATCACAGGGGTAAAGCCGTTTTCCAGCAACAATTGAAGCAAGTTGGTGTTCACTGTTTCAATTTTGCCTGTGTAATCGTCGCGCAAAATCATCTTGCGCCCATTTTCTACTATACGGATGGCTTCTTTTCGCTGTGCCCTCATCAGACGTCCATCCACACCGGAAAGCCCCAGCGCATTGACGCCGTGTTTTTGCATTCTCTCAACAATTAACGTATTGATTTTTCCCGCGGTTACCATGGCAAAGATTTCCAGGGTTGTCCGATTGGTATAGCGACTGGTAAAGCCGTTCTCGCTGGTCACAAATCGAGGGGGATGTCCAAGTTGGGTGGAAATCTCATTGACCTCTGCCGAGCCTCCGTGAACCAGAATGAGTTGTTCCCCTTGCTGGATGAGGCTGGCAGCGTCGGCACAGATGGTATCCAGATTGACCCCTTGAGAACCCCCAATTTTGACGACGATCATATCTTCCTCCGCGATGTCTTAGATGGGATGCAGTCCAGAAAACGTTAAGCCTGTGGTTTCCTCAAAACCGCACATCAGGTTCATTGCCTGCACTGCCGAGCCGGCGGCGCCTTTCATCAGATTATCAATGGCAGCAAGAGCAACCACTCGGCGGCTTTGCGGATCGAAGTCAAAGCCCACATCCACATAGTTCGACCCTGCCAGAATTTTGGGCTCAGGTACACGATGCACCCCCCGGCGATCCTTGACCAGTCGGATAAAAGGTTCGCTTTCGCTCCACTGACGGTAGATTTTCCACAAATCTTTTTCCGTTACGTCGGGCAGGGTAAAGGCGTGTGCTGCCGCCAGTGCCCCTCGTACCAGGTCCACCGAGGTCATGGTCAAATGTACGGCTTTCAATCCCAATTCCTGGATAACTTCAGCGGTGTGCCGGTGACCATAGGATGAAAACGTGCGCACCACACTGCTGCGCTCTGGATGATGTGAGCCGGCATTGGGTGTGGCTCCGCCCTCGGATGAACCCACCTTAACATCTACAATAATGGGCAATGAGAGATCCAGCACCCCGGCTTTAACCAGCGGATAAAGTGCCAGATTGGCTGCTGTAGCATTGCATCCCACTCCGCTGATGTATGAAGCCTGCCGCATTTCTTCACGGTGCAGTTCAGGGAGCCCATACACAAATCGCCCTAACCATTCCGGGGCTTGATGGGTTTCTCCATAATACTGTGTGTATAAACTGGCATCCCGCAGGCGAAAATCTGCCGAGAGGTCGATAATCTTCGGCGCGGTTTGGGCGTACTGGTTGATCTTGCGCTGGCTTTCGCCATGCGGCATGGCAAGGAAGAGCACATCGCAAGGTGTTACCTGATTGGGATCGGAAAACTTTAGCGAAGTACGCTTCCGCAAGTTGGGGTGTTGCTGATAGACGTATTCCCCAAGATGACTGCTGGAGGTGACCTGCTGAATTTCCACTTCGGGATGATCCAGTAACAACCTTAATAATTCGCCCCCCACATAGCCGGAGGCTCCGATGATAGAGACTTTGAGAGAACTCATGGCGTCAGATGGCTCCATTCTGCAAGGGTGTGAGAAAGGGCATTCCAGAGGGCTTGCCCATTTTGTGGTGGCTGAATGATGGGGGAGTGCAGGCGGATGTCTTTCCGCGCAACCGCAATGGTGTAATCGGCGATAATTCCGGCGATGTCTATACCGGTGGTGGGCGCAAGGGTGTGAAATTCCATGGTGTGGTTAATCTCATTGACCAGGTAGCCCCGTTGTGGGTCTTCAAGTACATCTACAGCCAGTACGCCTCCACCTACTGCATGCGCGGCTTTTACACACAAGTCATTCAGTTCAGGGGTGATGGGACAGTTTTCTCCTTGTCCGTTGCGGGCGGTGTTGGTGATCCAGTGGGAGGAATTGCGATAAATTGCACAGACGGTTTGATCCCCTACCACGAATGCCCGGATATCCCGCTCGGGTTTCTGAATGTATTCCTGAATGTAATAAATGGAGTGCTGGTAAGACCCCAGGGTTTCCTTATGTTCCAGAATGGCTTCGGCTGCATCGCGGTCGTTAATTTTTGCCAGCAGGCGTCCCCACGAACCAATCACAGGTTTTAAAACTACTGGATACCCCAGTTCTTCAATGGCTTGCAGGGCGGCTTCCGGTGTGAACGCAACCTTAATGCGTGGTTGTGGCACGCCCGCTTTAGCCAATGCGGATGAGGTGGCAAGTTTATCTCCACAGGTAGCCGCAACGTGTGCCATATTGACCGTAGGAATTCCCCACGAGTTGAGAATTTGGGTGGCGTACAAGCCTCGGGCAAATGAGATACTCCGTTCCAGAACGACATCAAAAACCATCCACGAATCAGGCCTGCTGATATCAAACACGGATTCGCGGTCGTCGATGCGTTCAAAATCGATGCCCCGTTTCTCGAAGGCTTCCAGCAACCACTTTTCTTCGACCCGTACCCGGGAAAGGATGATACCGATTTTCATTCGCACACCTCCAGGTGAAACAGACAAACGCCTTACTCTCCCCAGTCCTCTTCTTCCATCGGAGCAAGTTCTACCTGTGGCGGGTCAATACTGAGCACTTCCAGGTCTACGCCACAATCCGGGCACACCAGGATCTCACCGACCATCACATCTTCCAGGCTGATGGGGGCATCACATTCAGGGCAATAAGCAGTAGTCATCTTAACCTCCTTTGTTTTTCTAAAAATGGACAAAAATCTTATGAACCATCTCCACCCCGAGGGGTTTCGGGAGGGAGGGCACTGCGAATCTTATGCTGTTCCAGGAATTGGCGGGCTTGCTGTAACTGAATCTGCACTGCCGCCGGGCTGGTTCCACCGGGAACATTACGATGTGCAATAGACGCCTGGAAATCAAACACCCCATGTACATCTTCTTCAAAAAGCGGACTGACTTTCTGAAATTCCTTGAGAGGCAGTTGATTGAGAAGCAAGTTCAGGTCGTGAGCCCGCCGCACAATTTGTCCTACCATGGCATGCGCTTGCCGGAAGGGCACCCCTTTGCGCACCAGATAATCTGCCAGATCGGTTGCCAGAATGGCGGGATCTAATGCCTTATGCATTTTTTCAGGATGTACTTCGAGGGTACGCAGGACGCCGGCAACCACAGGAAGCATCAGGCACAGGGTGTCGCTGGCTTCAAAGACGGGCACCTTGTCTTCCTGTAGGTCTTTGTCGTATGCAGAGGGCAGTCCTTTCAAAACCGAGAGCAGTCCAGCCAGCCTGCCAATCATTGTCCCGGCTTTTCCGCGGGTGAGTTCCAGCGTATCGGGGTTTTTCTTTTGTGGCATCAGACTGGAACCGGTGGAATAAGCGTCGGAGAGTTCAATGAAACCAAATTCGGCCGAAGTGTACAGAATAAGCATCTCGGCAAGCCGGGAGAGATGCAGGGCAATCATCGTGGACACAAAGAGAAATTCCGCCGCGGAATCGCGATTGGATACTGCGTCAATGCTGTTCGGGGTGATGGCTTTCAGTCCCAACTGATTAGCGAGGAACTTGCGGTCAACGGGATAAGGCGTTCCGGCAAGCGCTCCCGATCCCAGAGGAAGTACAGCCGCGCGTTCGCGCAGTTGTCCAAGCCGCTGGCGGTCTCTGGCGAGGGGCCAGAAGTGAGAAAGCCACCAGTGACTGAGCAGAATTGGTTGGGATTGCTGGAAGTGAGTATAACCCGGCAGGATGATTCCAAAATCGTTCTCTGCACGGTCAACCAGGGCGCTTTGCACCAGTTTCACAAAAGCATCAATCCGGTCAATGGCTTCTACCAGCCAGAGGGTAAAATCAGTGGCAATCTGATCGTTGCGGCTGCGCCCGGTGTGTAATTTTCCTCCCACCGGACCGGTGAGCTCAATCAAGCGGCGTTCAATAGCCGTATGCACGTCCTCATCGGTTGGTTCGTGCTTAAACTTACCACTGCGCACTTCTGAGAGGACATCGGTCAGTCCTTTGACAATTTGCTGTTGTTCGTCCAGACTGATGACCCCTGCTTTCATCAGGGCTTTTGCCCAGGCGATTGAGCCGCGAATATCTACCTCGGCTAGCCGCCAGTCAAAGGAAATGGAGGCATTGTATTCCCACGCAATGGGATCCAAGCCACTGGAAAAACGCCCGCCCCAAAGTTTGCTCATGTCCTTTTCTCCTTGCATTCAGGGATTAGATGTCCGAATTGTACACTTAATCCCGCTTGAACGAAGAGTAATCCGGTGCGTTCGAGGCAATTTGTACAGCTGTGGCAATATCCCGCATGGCGGCAACCTTGAGGGGCAGTCCAAACAGGGTGATGAATCCTGCGGCATCGCTCTGGTCGTATACGTTATCTTTGCCGAAGGTGGCAAAGTCTTCGCGGTACAGGCTGAATACCGATTTCTTCCCTGCTGTGATGATATTCCCTTTGTAGAGTTTGAGCCGTACCGTTCCGGTAACATGCTTTTGGGTGACCTCAAAAAAGGCATCCAGCGCTTCGCGCAACGGGGTGAACCACTGTCCGTAATACACCAGTTCAGCATAACGCTGTGCCATCACGTCCTTGTAATGCAGGGTGTCCCGATCCAGAGTAATCTGCTCCAATTCTTTATGCGCCCGCATCAGAATCGTTCCACCGGGGGTTTCATACACGCCACGGGATTTCATTCCCACCAGGCGGTTTTCCACCATGTCCACTCTTCCGATGCCATGCTTACCACCAATTTCGTTCAGGGCTTTGATCAGCGTAGCAGAGGATAAGGCTTTGCCGTTGAGCTTTACCGGTGTGCCTTCTTCAAAGGTGATTTCAACATATTCTGGGGTATCCGGGGCATCTTCCGGAGCGACGGTTATCTGATACATGCTTTCCTCGGGTTCTGCCCAGGGGTCTTCCAGTAACCCGCCTTCATGGGAGAGATGCCAGAGATTGCGGTCGCGACTGTAGATAGATTTCAAGGTCGAACTGACCGGTACCTGATGGGCAGCGGCATACTCCAGAGCATCCTCGCGCGAGCGAATATTCCATTCCCGCCAGGGAGCAATGACCTTGAGGCGTGGATCCAGAGCCATGACGGTTAACTCAAAGCGCACCTGATCATTGCCTTTGCCGGTGCATCCGTGTGCTACAGCATCGGCGTTTTCCAGGTGGGCAATTTCCACCATGTGTTTGGCGATGAGAGGGCGGGCAATGGAGGTGCCTAACAGATAATGCCGTTCGTAGATGGCACCAGACTTGAGCAGTTTGAACAGATACTGGCTGGCAAATTCTTCGGTCAAATCTTCGATGTATAGTTTGGAGGCGCCAGTAGCCTTGGCTTTCTCCGGTAAGCCGGACAATTCCTCACCCTGTCCAATATCGGCGGTGAAACAAATGACTTCACAGCCATAGTTTTCTTTCAGCCATGGCACGATGATTGAAGTGTCCAGTCCGCCGGAATAGGCAAGAACAACTTTCTTAATGGGGGTAGATGGGGTTTGTTTGGGCATATCTTACTCCTTTGGCAATTCAAAATCAAAAAGCCCTCCAGGTACTGGAGGGCTTGGTTACAACTGTCAGGGATTTATGGGGTAGAAGTCAGGCAATCCCTTTAACAGGTACGACCAGCCGACCTTCCCTGGAAATTCCGGGGAAGGAAGGTCTTTCGTCGAGCCTTGAGTTCAGTAAGGAATGCCATATTTCTCCCGAAGTTTGGCTGATTATAGCATGATGACCTTTTTTGTCAATAGAAAAAGTGGGTCATTTTGAAAGGAATTTTGGGTCATTCCGGGATACAATGAGAGTATCCTCAAGTTGTTTGGGAGGTTCTCATGTCACCGATTCCTGTAGGTGTTCAATTGTATTCCGTCCGTGAGGACTGCGCGCGTGATTTGCCGGGGACGCTCAAATCCATTGCCCAAATGGGGTATGAAGGGGTGGAATTTGCCGGTTTTTATGGACATTCTGCCAGGCAACTCCGTCAATGGCTGGAGGAAAACGGTTTAAAGTGTTGCGGTGCTCATATTCCGCTTAGCGATCTTTCGGAGGAGACATTTCAGCAGACGGTCGAATTTCATCTGGAGTTGGGTAATCCTTACCTTGTCGTGCCATGGTTACCGGAAGAGTTTCGTTCCAGCCGAGCGGCGTGGCTGAAGACAGCGGAATATTTCTCGCAACTGTCAGAGCGTTTAGAACCGCATGGATTACGTTTGGGGTACCATAACCACGATTTTGAATTTGATTGGATGGACGGGGAGGTGCAATTTGATATCTTCTTCAGTGCAACAAACCCAAAAGTATTCATGCAATTGGATACGGGAAACGCGATGCACGGTAATGCGGACCCTTTGGAGTATCTTCAGAGATACAGTGATCGGGCAGTGACCATCCACCTCAAAGAATACTCTTCTAAAAATCCATTGGCTTTGCCTGGGGAGGGAGAAGTGCCCTGGCAGGATGTCTTTGCCATGTGTGAGTGTTGCGATGTTACCGAATGGTATATTGTCGAACAGGAACAATATGCCGTTCCTCCACTGGAGACCATTGCCCGCTGTCGCGAATTTTTGAGAAAAATGGGACGTTAAGAGATGGATAAGGATCGTATTCGCTGGTTCATAGATGCCCGGTTTGGGATGTTTATCCATTGGGGAATTTACGCCATTCCTGCACGCGGAGAATGGGTCAAGCATTTTGAAAGTATCCCGGAAGCACAATATCAGCAGTACTTTGAGACGTTTAACCCTATTCATTACAATCCCCGGGAATGGGCGCGGATTGCCAGGCAGTCGGGAATGAAATATGCCGTCATGACCACCAAGCACCACGACGGCTTTTGCCTGTTCGACAGCCAGTTTACCGATTACAAAGCCACAAACACACCAGCCGGGCGGGATTTGATTAAAGAGTACGTGGACGCCTTTCGTGCTGAGGGGTTGCGGGTAGGGTTTTATTATTCCCTGCTGGACTGGCATCACCCGGATTATCCTGTGGCAGGTGACCGTTTTCACCCCTACCGGAATTTTCCGGAGTTTTCGGAGTGCAAGGGCAATTTGGAGCGTTATGCCCTTTATGTGCACAATCAGGTGGAAGAACTGTTGACATCTTACGGAAAAATCGACATCATCTGGTTTGATTTTTCTTACGACGACATGCGCGGCGAAGCCTGGAAGGCAACCGAACTGGTGAACATGGTGCGTTCCCTTCAACCTGAAATCTTGATTGATAACCGTTTGGGCGGAAACATTCGCGCGCGTCAACCAGAAGTGTATGCGGGCGATTTTGCCTCTCCCGAGCAAATTATCCCGCCTGAGGGGGTGACCAATGAAGACGGTGAGCCTATTCCCTGGGAAGCCTGTATCACCTTGAATGACCATTGGGGATACCATGCTCAGGATTTGAATTGGAAATCTCCACGGACGATAGTTCGAACCCTGGTGGAGTGTGTTTCCAAAGGCGGGAATCTGTTGCTCAATGTAGGACCCAATGCAAAAGGTGAAATTCCCGAAGCCAGTGTGCGTATCCTGTCCGAGGTGGGACAGTGGATGCGGCGGAACGGGGAAAGCATTTACGGCTGTGGGCGTGCCCCGTTCCCCAAGCCAGAATGGGGGCGCTGGACGGCAAAGGAAGGACGTCTGTATGCTCACCTTCTCGACAGGGGCATTGGTCCTGTTAATTTACGAGGGTTGGAAGGCAAAATTGCCTATGCGCGTTTGCTGGCAGACGGTTCAGAGGTGAGATTGGAACGCCCCTGGAATGCCGCAGAGTATCCGGAAGATGCATTTATCTCTTTCTCTCAGCCCGAATTACCCGATGATTGGGATACTGTTGTTGAACTGATGATGAAATAATCCCCGTTGGGCTTCTTTTTTCCGGTACGATTCGGTTGGGAGGATGGGGGCTGGTATAATTCCTCTCTGGAAAGAGAGGAATTTTTTTTGTGATTTCCACCGGAAAGTCTCTCGCCATGTTAGATCGCCAGTATTATGAAAATCTTCGCGGTGCGCTTCAAAAGGTTGCTGATGACCTGGCGATAGCCGCTGAGGCAGATGGAGCATTCATTGCCATTCTTGAAGAGGATCAGCGGTTTTCCCCTTTGCTGGCTGGGGGACGGGTTACAGAAACCGAACGGGCTGTCTTTATGACATCTACGCTCGACCCAGAAACGGATGTGCTGGTTTACCGTATGTTGGGGCGTCCGGTGACTCTCATTTCCAATCTGGTGGAAACTGATCCGCGTGTTTCGCCTTCGGTTGTCACTCAGTTGGGGGTGAGCGCGGTGGTATCCGTGCCGGTGATGCGGGAAGGGCGTCTGGCGGGGCTGGTTTTGGTGGTGCGGCGTGGACAGAATGACCCCTTTACCCATACCGAAGTGCGCATGGTGGAGTGGTTTGCCACTGCCATTGCTCTGGCATTAGAAAATGCACGTTTGTACCATGAAACTCAAGCACGGCTTGCGGAGAGTCAGGCGCTTCATCAGGTAACGCTGGCGCTTTTACATAAACTGGAATTGGAAGAAGTACTTCAGATTATTTGTGATGAAGCCCTGCATTTGACCCATGCTTCCGGGAGTGCTGTCGCTCTCCTGGAAGATGATGGCTGGTTGCGCATCCCTTATTCCACGGGAGAGGTTCCTGAGATGAAGGGCAGGGTCAGGGTAGATAAATCGGTGATTGGCTCGGCAGTGCGCAAGGGAGAAGCGGTACTGGTGAATCATCCAGCCCAGGAAAACCTCAGTGGTTTGCCAATGTCCGTTCTGGCTGTGCCGCTCCGCTCGCAAAACAGGATTGTGGGGGTGTTGCAGTTAGTTCATCAGGGGCAGGCTTTCATTCCTGAAGATGTGCGTCTGATTCAAATTTTCGCCGATCAGGCGGCAGTCGCCATAGAACACGCGCGTCTTACCCGTCAGGTGCAGGAAATGGCGATCCTGGAAGAACGCCATCGCCTTTCTCGAGAACTTCATGACTCAGTGAATCAATTGCTTTACAGCATCATGTTGTATTCGGAAGCCACGCTTCGCCAGATGGAGCAAGCCGATTGGGAGCGTGCGCGTCATCATGTCGAGCGCCTGCGTGAATCGGCACAGGAAGCTCTTAAAGAGATGCGCATGCTCATCTTTGAGTTGCGTCCCTCCATTTTGGGACAATTGGGACTGAGAGCTGCGCTGGAACAGCGATTGCGCTCGGTAGAGGAACAGGTGGGTTTAAATGCGGCGTTGAAGTGGCGGGTGAATTCGCCGCTGGATAAACGTCTGGAAGAAACGCTTTACGGCATTGCTCAGGAAGCCCTGAACAATATTGTGAAACATGCTCAAGCCCGCAACCTGTTTGTACATGTGGTGCAAAGCGGGCAGTCTTTGATTCTGAGGATTGAGGATGATGGTGTGGGAATGGATGTGGAGAATCTCCCTCCTGCAGGGATGGGGCTGAAAACCATGCGTGAACGCGCCGAAGCCGCAGGGGGAAAACTCAGCCTTCAGAGCACTCCAGGACAGGGAACAGTGGTTA of Anaerolinea thermophila UNI-1 contains these proteins:
- a CDS encoding sensor histidine kinase, with the translated sequence MLDRQYYENLRGALQKVADDLAIAAEADGAFIAILEEDQRFSPLLAGGRVTETERAVFMTSTLDPETDVLVYRMLGRPVTLISNLVETDPRVSPSVVTQLGVSAVVSVPVMREGRLAGLVLVVRRGQNDPFTHTEVRMVEWFATAIALALENARLYHETQARLAESQALHQVTLALLHKLELEEVLQIICDEALHLTHASGSAVALLEDDGWLRIPYSTGEVPEMKGRVRVDKSVIGSAVRKGEAVLVNHPAQENLSGLPMSVLAVPLRSQNRIVGVLQLVHQGQAFIPEDVRLIQIFADQAAVAIEHARLTRQVQEMAILEERHRLSRELHDSVNQLLYSIMLYSEATLRQMEQADWERARHHVERLRESAQEALKEMRMLIFELRPSILGQLGLRAALEQRLRSVEEQVGLNAALKWRVNSPLDKRLEETLYGIAQEALNNIVKHAQARNLFVHVVQSGQSLILRIEDDGVGMDVENLPPAGMGLKTMRERAEAAGGKLSLQSTPGQGTVVTFEVSL
- a CDS encoding alpha-L-fucosidase; this encodes MDKDRIRWFIDARFGMFIHWGIYAIPARGEWVKHFESIPEAQYQQYFETFNPIHYNPREWARIARQSGMKYAVMTTKHHDGFCLFDSQFTDYKATNTPAGRDLIKEYVDAFRAEGLRVGFYYSLLDWHHPDYPVAGDRFHPYRNFPEFSECKGNLERYALYVHNQVEELLTSYGKIDIIWFDFSYDDMRGEAWKATELVNMVRSLQPEILIDNRLGGNIRARQPEVYAGDFASPEQIIPPEGVTNEDGEPIPWEACITLNDHWGYHAQDLNWKSPRTIVRTLVECVSKGGNLLLNVGPNAKGEIPEASVRILSEVGQWMRRNGESIYGCGRAPFPKPEWGRWTAKEGRLYAHLLDRGIGPVNLRGLEGKIAYARLLADGSEVRLERPWNAAEYPEDAFISFSQPELPDDWDTVVELMMK